The following are encoded in a window of Rubellicoccus peritrichatus genomic DNA:
- the folE2 gene encoding GTP cyclohydrolase FolE2, which yields MKSQDIDQKKAEEARLRKHYEADFVVTDEYRASLPDMQNSESSEIHGANVPIMQVGIAGFRLPLQFLTSSCEKVSLETYITGTVSLAADLKGINMSRIMRVFYEFKDRVFSPELLEEILIAYKRELKSSRGRLKLSFNYPILQKSLRSGLEGWQYYQVSFEGFIDDLNRFRKLIHFDFVYSSACPCSAELSEHARDEREIFGIPHSQRSKARVSVEIKPGAHLTIEEIQQHCLNALKTETQVMVKREDEQAFAELNGAYVKFVEDAARVVYEELDQDERIYDFQVACAHLESLHSHDAVAVINKGIRGGFTADFDHFKDLVC from the coding sequence ATGAAATCGCAGGACATAGACCAGAAAAAGGCCGAAGAAGCGCGCCTTCGTAAGCATTACGAAGCAGATTTCGTCGTGACTGACGAGTATCGTGCGTCACTGCCCGACATGCAGAATTCTGAGAGTTCGGAGATTCATGGCGCCAATGTACCAATCATGCAGGTGGGCATCGCCGGTTTCCGTCTTCCTCTGCAGTTCCTGACCAGCTCCTGCGAAAAAGTCTCTCTGGAGACCTACATAACCGGCACGGTCTCCCTGGCTGCCGACCTCAAGGGCATCAATATGAGCCGGATCATGCGTGTCTTTTACGAGTTTAAAGACCGTGTATTCTCCCCCGAGCTCCTTGAAGAAATCCTGATTGCCTACAAGCGGGAGCTGAAAAGCAGCCGTGGGCGGCTCAAACTTTCCTTCAACTACCCTATCCTTCAGAAGAGTCTGCGTAGCGGATTGGAAGGTTGGCAGTATTATCAAGTGTCCTTTGAAGGCTTCATTGATGACCTTAATCGCTTCCGCAAGCTGATCCACTTTGATTTTGTTTATTCCTCAGCCTGTCCCTGCTCAGCAGAGTTAAGCGAACATGCCCGGGATGAGCGTGAGATCTTCGGCATTCCACATTCTCAAAGGAGCAAGGCCCGCGTCAGCGTCGAAATCAAGCCCGGAGCCCACCTTACGATTGAGGAAATCCAGCAACATTGCCTCAATGCACTCAAAACAGAGACCCAGGTGATGGTTAAGCGTGAAGACGAGCAAGCCTTTGCCGAGCTCAACGGCGCCTATGTCAAATTCGTAGAAGACGCAGCCCGTGTCGTCTATGAAGAGCTTGATCAAGACGAGCGAATCTACGACTTCCAGGTCGCATGTGCGCATTTGGAATCACTGCACTCCCATGATGCGGTCGCCGTGATCAACAAAGGCATCCGTGGCGGATTCACGGCCGACTTTGATCACTTCAAAGATCTGGTCTGTTAG
- a CDS encoding LamG-like jellyroll fold domain-containing protein, with translation MRNTKTITLPAAIALISVLFYFLVKPIMDRSVEQFSERQTDISGFETSTMVKPVEQFTLNEFDNIAAPHCIPETQPRDSGFKRGVNSELALQAPRVSKVSAKIQSRPPVALSREPSDGRHSLLPDEINERMLNARRFELNFSAIEQVMGGTQGRLIAPLPGGGELELRIDLIKKRSNASHAFVGKIDGLDQSSEAILVYHDGVIRGSIVDYTKGRFFELRSLGAEHLVVEEIDKRITRATCGTCELHASGHDHTESLHEVSSKKTVASQHIDTDAAQRFEAMEALSNPHHFGHLAADKQFSADAAPMHDIDIVVGYGRVARQEVGGVAEMEALIIKGVEYMNTAFANSEINNARLVLIGTIEDPHYAFPGNRRYDMYEEYYNLGHPSDGKLDAVYAYSILLGADKLSFITSYEDEPPGQSHPFNVAGVGGGYTSVLGHNFINLYDLTFCHEVGHCLGAWHAWGDGGSGDSNVGTSTFPNYNNGWRLRPAFGTRVVYRTIMAYGNYSSLLHFSNPDILFNGARTGAYEGYDASNDDTVHDRLVSGGHAGNQGQGFDGSNPYLGARNAHSIRENAESHSQSATRTLSLEIIEPLSEYLGILDTGHGLKLIADSVSFEVADADVIWEHISGPGTAQFADDEAESTSVFFTHEGTHELRITATEGAVQLTRDLVVDVGAYVPPALPVPEIGWWKLDEGSGNIAADSTTPANNGTLGGFSGDPWVPGQFESALSFSDSSDFVTIPDSEELDGMTQVTFACWVNPAASDDNWRGIIGKNVNHNVAESYAIYVGPSNRIWAKIDSGLPASNGSLPANEWTHVVVTFDGSKDAFSRMQIYLNGQLDSEHYVSLNQVPITSSPLYLGSLQGTGVNGHNGLLDDVRIYNRALSDAEIALFVESPPNYGPEIQLSVSNTARIGTPKSVSATIQDDGLPVGGSLLQRWSGANVSFEDTAALSTNATFSATGDQVIRLSASDGDVTTFKTMSISVAEILVSFNDWATDIDWQGRDSSADSVDNAYRIPNIILFAMDLDPVALNPDATLPRVASPTDSNTFSFTYRRSKLVDSIVFYPQYSNDLITWNAIDADAPDVTISVIDPDVDGDGSAELILVEVANVDKLFFNLFSQNAQ, from the coding sequence ATGCGAAATACGAAAACAATCACTCTTCCTGCGGCCATTGCATTGATATCTGTGCTCTTCTATTTTCTGGTGAAGCCAATTATGGATCGCTCAGTTGAGCAATTTAGCGAACGTCAAACGGACATATCAGGGTTTGAAACCTCGACAATGGTTAAGCCAGTAGAGCAATTCACTCTCAACGAATTCGACAACATTGCCGCCCCCCACTGTATTCCAGAAACTCAACCACGAGATAGTGGGTTCAAGCGCGGGGTAAACAGCGAACTTGCCCTACAGGCGCCACGTGTCAGTAAGGTCTCCGCCAAAATCCAGTCTCGACCTCCTGTTGCCTTGAGCCGCGAGCCTTCCGATGGTCGGCACTCATTACTACCGGATGAGATTAACGAACGTATGCTGAATGCACGACGGTTTGAATTAAACTTCTCCGCAATAGAGCAAGTGATGGGCGGTACGCAAGGCCGTCTGATCGCGCCCTTGCCAGGTGGCGGGGAGTTGGAGCTTCGTATTGACCTGATAAAAAAACGTTCCAATGCATCTCACGCCTTTGTTGGAAAAATTGATGGCTTGGACCAGTCTAGTGAAGCCATTCTGGTTTATCACGATGGAGTCATACGCGGTTCAATTGTGGATTACACTAAAGGACGTTTTTTCGAACTTCGTTCTCTTGGCGCAGAGCATCTGGTCGTTGAGGAGATCGACAAAAGGATCACACGCGCCACTTGCGGGACTTGTGAACTTCATGCCAGCGGTCACGATCATACCGAAAGTCTGCACGAAGTCAGCAGCAAAAAAACCGTTGCTTCTCAACATATAGATACTGACGCAGCGCAAAGATTCGAGGCGATGGAAGCTCTCTCTAATCCACATCATTTTGGTCATCTAGCAGCAGATAAGCAGTTTAGCGCTGATGCTGCTCCTATGCATGACATAGATATTGTCGTGGGCTATGGAAGAGTGGCACGACAGGAAGTTGGTGGTGTGGCTGAAATGGAGGCGCTCATCATCAAAGGAGTCGAGTACATGAACACTGCCTTTGCGAACAGTGAAATTAACAATGCTCGTTTAGTCTTAATTGGCACGATCGAGGACCCCCACTATGCCTTTCCAGGCAATCGAAGGTATGACATGTACGAAGAATATTATAACTTAGGGCATCCCAGTGATGGCAAATTGGATGCGGTATACGCTTATTCTATCTTACTTGGGGCCGATAAGCTGTCTTTCATCACGTCCTACGAAGATGAGCCGCCAGGCCAAAGTCATCCCTTTAATGTTGCTGGAGTTGGCGGCGGTTATACGTCTGTTTTGGGGCATAATTTCATCAATCTCTATGACTTAACTTTTTGTCATGAAGTTGGACACTGCCTTGGGGCATGGCATGCTTGGGGGGATGGCGGTTCAGGGGATAGCAACGTAGGAACGAGCACATTTCCAAATTACAACAACGGATGGCGACTAAGGCCAGCCTTTGGCACGCGTGTTGTGTATCGAACCATCATGGCCTATGGTAACTACAGCTCATTACTACATTTTTCGAATCCGGATATTCTCTTCAATGGGGCGCGGACCGGAGCATATGAAGGCTATGACGCCAGCAACGATGACACCGTTCACGATCGATTGGTATCTGGTGGCCATGCTGGTAATCAAGGCCAAGGCTTTGATGGTTCCAATCCTTATTTGGGAGCGCGCAATGCGCACTCGATCCGAGAGAACGCTGAATCGCACTCTCAATCCGCAACTCGCACATTGAGCCTGGAGATCATCGAACCACTCAGTGAATATTTGGGGATACTTGATACAGGTCATGGTCTTAAGCTGATTGCAGATTCCGTGAGTTTTGAAGTTGCTGACGCTGATGTCATATGGGAACACATTTCCGGCCCAGGCACGGCGCAATTCGCCGACGACGAAGCTGAAAGCACTTCAGTATTCTTCACCCATGAAGGCACGCATGAATTGCGGATCACCGCGACCGAGGGAGCCGTTCAATTAACAAGAGATTTGGTGGTTGATGTCGGAGCTTACGTTCCGCCAGCACTACCAGTACCCGAGATAGGCTGGTGGAAATTGGATGAGGGATCGGGAAACATCGCAGCGGATTCGACCACACCGGCGAATAACGGAACGCTTGGTGGATTCAGCGGTGATCCATGGGTACCAGGGCAGTTTGAAAGCGCTTTATCCTTTAGTGACAGTTCAGATTTTGTGACTATTCCCGATAGCGAGGAGCTGGATGGCATGACTCAGGTCACCTTTGCCTGCTGGGTGAACCCAGCTGCCTCAGACGACAACTGGCGCGGCATAATAGGTAAGAATGTCAACCATAACGTCGCGGAGTCCTACGCAATTTATGTGGGGCCGTCTAACAGGATCTGGGCTAAGATTGATTCGGGTTTACCAGCTTCTAACGGAAGCCTTCCGGCGAATGAATGGACACATGTTGTTGTTACTTTCGATGGATCCAAGGACGCATTTTCAAGAATGCAGATCTACTTGAACGGCCAACTCGACTCAGAGCATTATGTTAGCTTAAATCAGGTGCCAATAACAAGCAGTCCGCTATATTTGGGTAGTCTTCAAGGCACAGGAGTAAACGGACATAATGGTCTCCTTGATGATGTTCGCATCTACAACCGTGCGCTCTCCGATGCCGAAATCGCGCTATTCGTAGAATCGCCTCCCAACTATGGTCCGGAGATTCAACTATCCGTCAGCAATACCGCGCGAATCGGCACACCCAAATCGGTCTCTGCAACTATTCAGGATGATGGGTTGCCAGTAGGTGGATCGCTCTTGCAGCGATGGTCCGGCGCCAATGTCAGCTTTGAGGATACAGCAGCCCTTTCGACCAATGCGACCTTTAGTGCCACGGGAGACCAAGTTATTCGCCTCAGCGCATCAGATGGTGACGTGACGACCTTTAAAACAATGAGCATTAGCGTCGCGGAGATATTGGTCTCATTCAACGATTGGGCAACAGACATTGATTGGCAAGGACGCGATAGCAGCGCCGATTCGGTAGATAACGCTTATCGTATTCCCAATATCATCCTGTTCGCAATGGATCTGGATCCAGTGGCCTTGAATCCCGACGCAACACTTCCTCGCGTTGCGTCGCCAACTGATAGCAATACCTTCTCGTTTACCTATCGCCGGAGCAAGCTGGTCGATTCAATTGTCTTCTATCCACAATATAGCAATGACCTAATCACTTGGAATGCGATCGACGCCGATGCTCCCGATGTCACGATCTCGGTGATCGACCCAGATGTAGATGGCGACGGCAGCGCTGAGCTGATCCTGGTCGAGGTAGCAAATGTCGACAAGCTGTTCTTCAATCTCTTTTCACAAAATGCCCAATAA